A single window of Anopheles moucheti chromosome 2, idAnoMoucSN_F20_07, whole genome shotgun sequence DNA harbors:
- the LOC128298642 gene encoding uncharacterized protein LOC128298642 — MVSSAVRSVIYVVFLVLIATVVNSAPQKKFPFTRPRLAAPEPEEKTNAEDAATSEEAASQEASDESLEKIQAKSAQYAYDTSVNDTINDHTIMRQEERNGLALKGMYSYSDGFFKRTVHYEADDKGYRVVKEINIPIGNGPQVDPNGKADVSSSLTGSYSITADDIAKPKRKGVPASQEAASEEATASSEEEQPEEDPIESDEDEK, encoded by the coding sequence ATGGTGTCATCGGCGGTTCGCAGTGTCATCTACGTGGTGTTTTTGGTGCTGATCGCCACCGTAGTAAACAGTGCTCCACAGAAGAAGTTTCCCTTCACGAGGCCACGTTTGGccgcaccggaaccggaagaaAAGACGAATGCTGAAGATGCGGCAACTTCCGAGGAAGCTGCATCGCAGGAAGCAAGCGACGAGTCGTTGGAGAAGATTCAAGCCAAATCCGCCCAGTACGCGTATGACACGTCCGTGAATGATACCATCAACGATCACACGATCATGCGCCAGGAGGAACGGAACGGACTGGCGCTGAAGGGCATGTACTCGTACAGCGACGGCTTCTTCAAGCGCACCGTTCACTACGAGGCCGACGATAAGGGTTACCGCGTGGTGAAGGAGATTAACATCCCGATCGGCAATGGGCCGCAGGTCGATCCGAATGGAAAGGCTGATGTGTCATCCTCACTGACGGGCTCGTACTCAATTACTGCCGATGACATTGCCAAACCGAAGCGTAAGGGTGTGCCGGCGTCTCAGGAAGCAGCATCTGAAGAAGCAACGGCTTCGTCGGAGGAAGAACAGCCGGAAGAAGATCCAATCGAATCGGACGAGGATGAAAAGTAA
- the LOC128298131 gene encoding uncharacterized protein LOC128298131, producing MAKLAVVALALALCVVVVSAAGDECPLASKVASCSPTCQTDRDCSNIGGKCCANACNRKSCVERNKLTQGNKYSSSSGAGSYCGSTKCSSFEKCGTDPATKRQKCVRA from the exons ATGG CTAAACTCGCAGTAGTTGCCCTGGCCCTGGCGCTGTGTGTTGTCGTCGTGAGTGCTG CTGGAGACGAGTGTCCGCTAGCATCGAAAGTGGCATCCTGCTCACCAACCTGCCAGACCGATCGTGACTGTTCTAATATCGGAGGCAAATGCTGTGCTAACGCATGCAATCGCAAATCCTGCGTCGAACGCAACAAACTGACGCAGGGCAACAAGT ATAGTTCCAGTTCCGGTGCAGGATCATACTGTGGCAGCACCAAGTGCAGCTCATTCGAGAAATGCGGTACCGATCCAGCTACCAAGCGCCAAAAGTGTGTCCGTGCGTGA
- the LOC128310096 gene encoding cyclic nucleotide-gated cation channel beta-3, with amino-acid sequence MSTSAPLGVELVNRSRSETVLSLDGGWPPRSPTTSLSPFIGWPRNNGYGRFGSRPVVPGQPAWMSGSSGALARTGSRDEVKLHKSLEEISKDIRELEDFISVTEDILRREREQDEQASLRERQRKAAERTMQLIRSKCSPTKKCFNRAIKTLDGQKKVLRSPTYKVNITQKRRIKSFSPKGGYKSKLYFRNGKIGCQEAENAVSNLRSTHELVKRIINDESNMLVKLEHQHYSTGEHDGLDSRSSSVDTPVESLQMCVTESAGTSLCEDETSPPPVPTMSSDVPNQINNHETPRLDDNPQHIENTNGISIEPLEDRRNSTSPTEMVPTNGNDFVTVRLRHLANRFSERTRKMRSKLEIPPTPSSSASAPSTAPSTQKHNVNQRTIQNSALTLQSATETPGCSHYLFCPIFCCGGRSDNVLDPQGKFYIAWLFIVSLSFLYNAWVIPLRSSFPYQTPENTKYWIAMDICADVIYLLDILFVKHRLMYLYEGFWVKDKNLTRKNYMRKLQFKMDLLALVPLDLLYLRFGTEHVVFRAPRLLKIQSFWEFFKLIDRVISSPHIIRVVKTLTYMLYMIHLTACAYYAYSAYQGLGSNRWVFNNKGHAYVRCFAFATKTATSIGKNPKPEKEGELMFMTAAWLMGVFVFALLIGQIRDIIATATRSKSEYKQLVDETLEYMRRLNLPTDLQRRVKMWFTFTWEQQKCLDETHIMDALPANLKTDIAISVHIQTLSKVQLFADCEEALLRELVLKLRSVTFLPGDYVCRKGEVGKEMYIVKTGQVQVMGGPRNDVVLATLYEGSVFGEISLLAINGAEGNRRTADVRSKGFSNLFVLSKSDLNEAIVYYPNAQAILKKRAKSLMRKNAAREKAESQQSIDTKDSEADVVIRNPQDPTSPKLLKTVIQALPQESAAVQLLMQGFKMIDPLMDEPEQLMEMAGTEEKNAMPDHEETVSIRSMEIKHTTEVQIENEKNVELPCDLVYSIKKELMENNSYINLTDTEKYKLLHELSKDEYGSEEKSPV; translated from the exons ATGTCCACCTCTGCACCACTGGGTGTCGAGCTGGTGAATCGTTCCCGATCGGAAACAGTTCTCTCACTTGACGGCGGGTGGCCGCCAAGGTCACCTACGACGTCGTTATCACCGTTTATCGGATGGCCGCGCAACAATGGATACGGTCGGTTCGGATCCCGACCAGTTGTCCCGGGACAACCGGCCTGGATGAGTGGTTCTAGCGGTGCCCTAGCACGCACCGGCAGCCGAGATGAGGTGAAACTGCACAAAAGCCTCGAGGAAATTTCGAAGGACATACGCGAGCTTGAAGACTTTATCAGCGTGACCGAGGACATATTACGGCGTGAACGCGAGCAGGATGAACAGGCGTCGCTACGGGAACGTCAACGAAAAGCGGCCGAGCGTACTATGCAGCTCATCCGGAGCAAGTGTAGTCCCacgaaaaagtgcttcaatcGAGCCATTAAAACGCTAGACGGTCAGAAAAAGGTACTACGCTCCCCGACCTACAAGGTGAACATCACACAGAAACGGCGCATCAAATCGTTCAGCCCGAAAGGTGGTTACAAATCCAAACTATACTTTCGGAATGGAAAGATTGGCTGCCAGGAGGCCGAAAATGCGGTATCCAATTTGCGCAGTACGCACGAACTAGTCAAGCGGATTATTAACGATGAGAGCAACATGTTGGTCAAGTTGGAACACCAGCACTACTCGACGGGTGAACACGATGGGCTTGATTCCCGATCCAGCTCGGTGGATACACCGGTGGAGAGTTTGCAGATGTGCGTGACGGAATCGGCAGGAACATCGCTGTGTGAGGACGAAACATCACCACCGCCTGTCCCCACGATGTCCAGTGACGTTCCTAACCAAATCAATAACCATGAAACCCCACGATTAGATGATAACCCTCAGCACATCGAGAATACTAATGGAATCTCCATAGAACCATTGGAGGATAGACGAAATTCCAC AAGTCCCACAGAGATGGTGCCAACAAACGGGAATGACTTTGTTACCGTCCGGCTACGGCATTTGGCTAACCGATTCTCGGAGCGTACCAGGAAGATGCGCAGCAAGCTTGAAATTCCTCCTACACCGTCCAGCAGTGCCAGCGCTCCTTCAACGGCACCCTCTACGCAGAAGCACAACGTAAATC AACGGACGATACAGAACTCCGCCTTAACGCTTCAATCAGCCACCGAGACACCGGGCTGCAGCCATTACCTGTTTTGTCCTATCTTCTGTTGCGGTGGCCGAAGCGATAATGTGCTTGATCCCCAAGGAAAATTTTACATTGCCTGGCTGTTTATCGTGTCGCTTTCGTTCCTGTACAATGCGTGGGTCATACCGCTGAGATCTTCGTTCCCCTATCAAACGCCCGAAAATACCAAATATTGGATCGCGATGGACATATGTGCGGATGTTATCTATCTGCTGGATATACTGTTCGTTAAGCATCGCTTGATGTATCTCTATGAAGGATTCTGGGTGAAGGATAAGAATCTTACTCGCAAGAACTACATGCGCAAGCTGCAGTTTAAG ATGGATCTGTTAGCGTTGGTGCCGCTGGATTTGCTATATCTTCGCTTTGGAaccgagcacgtggtttttcGTGCACCGCGACTACTGAAAATTCAAAGTTTTTGGGAATTTTTCAAGCTGATCGATCGAGTCATTTCATCACCACACATT ATACGTGTTGTGAAGACGCTGACCTACATGCTGTACATGATACATCTGACAGCGTGCGCTTATTACGCGTACAGTGCCTATCAAG GACTCGGCTCCAATCGGTGGGTGTTCAACAACAAGGGTCACGCTTACGTCCGCTGCTTCGCATTCGCTACCAAAACGGCCACCTCCATTGGTAAAAACCCGAAACCGGAGAAGGAGGGTGAGCTGATGTTCATGACGGCCGCCTGGCTgatgggtgtgtttgtgtttgcgctGCTTATCGGCCAGATACGGGACATTATTGCGACTGCGACACGTTCCAAGTCCGAGTACAAGCAGCTGGTCGATGAAACGCTGGAGTATATGCGCCGCCTTAACCTGCCGACCGATCTGCAGCGGCGTGTCAAGATGTGGTTTACCTTCACCTGGGAGCAGCAGAAGTGCTTGGACGAGACGCATATTATGGATGCGTTGCCGGCCAATCTGAAGACAGACATCGCTATCTCGGTACACATACAGACCCTTTCCAAAGTGCAGCTGTTTGCGGACTGTGAGGAAGCGTTATTACGTGAGCTCGTGCTGAAGCTGCGCTCGGTCACCTTCCTGCCCGGGGATTACGTGTGCCGGAAGGGTGAGGTCGGTAAAGAGATGTACATCGTGAAGACGGGCCAGGTCCAGGTGATGGGTGGTCCTCGGAACGATGTTGTGCTTGCGACACTGTACGAAGGCTCCGTGTTCGGTGAGATCAGTCTGCTGGCGATAAACGGTGCGGAAGGAAACCGTCGTACGGCGGATGTACGATCGAAAGGATTCTCCAACCTGTTCGTGCTCTCCAAATCGGATCTGAACGAAGCGATCGTGTACTACCCGAATGCACAGGCCATCCTGAAGAAGCGTGCCAAGAGTTTGATGCGCAAAAATGCTGCTCGCGAAAAGGCCGAATCGCAGCAGAGCATCGACACGAAGGACAGTGAGGCGGATGTAGTCATCCGGAATCCACAGGATCCGACCTCTCCGAAGCTGTTGAAAACCGTCATCCAAGCGTTGCCCCAAGAGTCGGCCGCCGTACAATTGCTAATGCAAGGTTTCAAAATGATTGATCCCTTGATGGACGAGCCGGAGCAGCTAATGGAGATGGCCGGAACTGAGGAGAAGAACGCTATGCCAGATCACGAAGAAACGGTCTCGATACGCAGTATGGAGATCAAACATACGACCGAGGTGCAGattgaaaacgaaaagaatgtCGAATTGCCGTGTGATTTGGTGTACAGCATTAAGAAGGAGCTGATGGAGAACAATAGCTACATCAATCtaaccgacacggaaaagtaCAAGTTGCTCCACGAGCTTTCAAAGGACGAGTACGGCAGCGAGGAAAAATCGCCAGTTTAA
- the LOC128305762 gene encoding inactive peptidyl-prolyl cis-trans isomerase shutdown-like yields the protein MDAGNVLKSPININDLLNGGTEFQIDTDFNDHEGDEYFIEDDYGSADEDEDKYKQFLNPWDRLFEELRQEMEIVNEHIYKRITKAGVGEELPDNTQVTVDYNAFFEKEMKPFDSSTLRDKPLRLVLGSYSVLPGFEQAIRTMRVSEEAQFLISYQLLYGAVGCPPRIKPKADALFVIRVVSASPAVDGDALSKLNEKERRSYAMVKDRVAQIRQYAKDCFKRNLIPKAIAKYLEAVDTLQLCQLKDEAEQEEQQKTLIALYTSLSVCYNRRDQPKDACRMVNAMRNLCDVNKNAKILYQEGKALMKIGDYDRSRKCLLGAQKLEPQDENIHRTLKELNTCSSKHQIEEKRIWTRAFGLVNTMEENDTADETTLLEDIRKSMQVFLEDEKCSTLSLPDHFSEKEVLILERLADEFNLQLNIQVNNNKKHYKFQK from the exons ATGGATGCTGGAAACGTCTTGAAGTCACCGATAAACATAAA CGATTTGCTTAACGGCGGAACCGAGTTCCAAATCGATACCGATTTCAATGACCATGAGGGCGACGAGTACTTCATAGAGGACGATTATGGTAGTGCGGACGAGGATGAGGACAAATACAAACAGTTCCTAAATCCCTGGGACCGTCTGTTCGAGGAGTTGCGCCAGGAGATGGAAATAGTTAACGAACACATCTATAAACGCATTACGAAGGCGGGTGTCGGCGAGGAACTGCCGGACAACACACAGGTGACAGTTGACTACAATGCGTTCTTCGAAAAAGAGATGAAGCCCTTCGATTCTTCGACATTACGCGACAAACCGTTGCGTTTGGTGCTCGGTTCGTACAGTGTGCTGCCCGGTTTTGAGCAAGCTATACGGACGATGCGTGTTAGCGAGGAAGCACAGTTTCTGATCTCGTACCAGCTGCTGTACGGTGCGGTTGGATGCCCACCGCGCATTAAACCGAAGGCGGATGCGTTGTTTGTGATCAGAGTAGTCAGCGCCAGTCCTGCCGTCGATGGCGATGCTTTATCGAAGCTGAACGAAAAGGAACGTCGATCGTACGCGATGGTAAAGGACAGAGTGGCACAGATCCGGCAGTATGCCAAGGACTGTTTTAAGCGCAATTTGATACCCAAAGCGATCGCTAAATATTTGGAAGCGGTCGATACGCTACAGTTGTGTCAACTGAAGGACGAAGCTGAACaggaagaacaacaaaaaacgctaATCGCACTGTACACAAGCCTGTCTGTGTGTTACAATCGCCGCGACCAGCCTAAAGATGCCTGCCGAATGGTGAACGCAATGCGCAATCTGTGTGACGTTAACAAAAACGCGAAAATCCTTTATCAAGAAGGAAAAGCGTTGATGAAAATCGGAGATTATGACCGTTCGCGCAAATGTCTGCTGGGGGCACAGAAACTGGAACCGCAGGATGAAAACATTCACCGAACATTGAAGGAGTTGAACACATGTTCGTCGAAGCATCAGATCGAAGAGAAAAGGATTTGGACACGTGCTTTCGGATTGGTAAATACCATGGAAGAGAACGACACTGCGGATGAGACCACGCTGCTAGAGGATATAAGGAAGTCGATGCAAGTGTTTCTGGAGGATGAAAAGTGTAGTACACTGTCTCTACCTGACCATTTCTCCGAAAAGGAGGTGCTAATTTTGGAGCGATTGGCCGACGAATTCAATCTGCAACTAAACATCCAggtgaacaacaacaaaaaacattataaattCCAAAAGTAA
- the LOC128305778 gene encoding UPF0598 protein CG30010 has protein sequence MLLKRLMSASIQNVRHVTYVQGQSPASKIREYFYYIDHEGMLFLDDARIKNFTSCFKEKQFLEFFFKRLKINDTDRYQDEFPFLSICGRERNFIRCDDLPIVFTHVIQADGTDDRIAYAHAGDKMSVAWQPDRICMFPDTGRVYHPAPERYGAIGLVRSKLAIELSSSFTFQNGEDRPPTHFRWHAKDYELDQHWWKDTYIGNRSSQPVRC, from the exons ATGTTGCTAAAGCGATTAATGTCGGCTTCGATTCAAAATGTTCGCCATGTAACGTATGTACAGGGCCAGTCGCCAGCATCAAAGATACGTGAATACTTCTACTACATCGATCACGAAGGAATG CTGTTTTTAGATGATGCAAGGATAAAAAATTTCACCTCCTGcttcaaagaaaaacaatttttggagTTCTTTTTCAAACGATTGAAGATCAATGATACGGATCGGTATCAGGACGAGTTTCCGTTTCTATCCATTTGTGGTCGGGAAAGGAACTTTATTCGTTGCGATGATCTTCCAATTGTTTTCACACATGTCATTCAAGCGGATG GTACCGATGATAGAATAGCTTACGCTCATGCCGGTGATAAAATGAGTGTAGCATGGCAGCCTGATCGTATCTGCATGTTTCCGGACACTGGAAGAGTGTACCATCCGGCACCGGAGCGGTACGGTGCCATAGGATTAGTCCGCTCAAAGCTGGCCATTGAGCTGAGTTCTTCATTTACATTCCAAAATGGTGAAGATCGGCCACCGACACACTTTCGGTGGCACGCGAAAGATTACGAGCTAGATCAGCACTGGTGGAAGGATACGTACATAGGAAATAGATCGTCACAACCAGTTCGCTGCTAG
- the LOC128305771 gene encoding ribose-5-phosphate isomerase produces MWGQFVRSLSPSLLIVPRCSASNYLSKGVFFSSRVTMSLEEAKRCAAYKAVDEYVKDNTVVGVGSGSTVVYAVHRIAERVKTEGLKLICIPTSFQARQLIIEHGLMLGDLECNPQLDCAIDGADEVDANMVLIKGGGGCLLQEKIVASCAERLVIIADYTKDSAKLGQQYRKGIPLEVAPMAYVPIKNRVELRFGGSLKLRMAVAKAGPVVTDNGNFILDWSFPDNKQYDWNAVNREIMMIPGVVDTGLFVGMATKAYFGQKDGTVTERSG; encoded by the exons ATGTGGGGGCAGTTCGTACGTTCACTTTCACCCAGCTTACTGATAGTACCACGGTGTAGTGCCAGCAATTACTTGTCCAAAGGTGTGTTCTTCTCATCTCGCGTTACAATGTCCTTGGAGGAGGCGAAAAGATGTGCCGCGTACAAGGCGGTTGATGAGTATGTGAAGGATAACACCGTCGTGGGAGTCGGATCGGGCTCCACCGTAGTTTATGCCGTGCATCGCATAGCGGAGCGTGTGAAGACAGAAGGCCTTAAGCTGATTTGTATTCCGACGAGCTTCCAAGCCCGACAGCTTATCATCGAGCATGGATTGATGCTGGGTGATTTGGAGTGCAATCCTCAGCTGGACTGTGCTATCGATGGTGCGGACGAGGTTGATGCCAACATGGTTCTTATCAAAGGTGGTGGGGGATGTTTGCTACAG GAAAAAATCGTAGCATCCTGTGCCGAACGGCTAGTCATTATTGCGGATTACACCAAGGACTCCGCGAAGCTTGGCCAGCAGTATCGTAAAGGCATTCCATTAGAAGTAGCTCCGATGGCTtatgtgccgataaagaacaGAGTGGAGTTACGCTTTGGTGGCAGTTTGAAGCTACGAATGGCGGTAGCAAAGGCAGGTCCTGTTGTCACTGACAATGGGAATTTCATTTTGGATTGGAGCTTCCCCGACAATAAGCAGTATGATTGGAATGCTGTTAATCGGGAGATCATGATGATACCAGGTGTTGTAGATACAGGGTTGTTTGTTGGAATGGCAACGAAAGCCTACTTTGGGCAGAAGGACGGAACAGTGACTGAACGAAGCGGCTAA
- the LOC128305787 gene encoding protein TEX261 isoform X1 has protein sequence MSFLGLLSYVSLLVQICFATVSIAAGLYYLAELVEEYTVMAKKVISWMVGVTATLYVIFIFTENFSWTMLLCGLGAQILHGLILTDFPYVRFLSPAFISAVLLLVANHYLAFVYFQLQYHTFTEVLAYFTLCLWLVPFALFVSLSANDNVLPTSNERTHLLGGNDDVVTNYFSSRKKMGLLSLFSYAKESLLPERNKKAF, from the exons ATGTCCTTCCTTGGGCTTTTGAGCTACGTTTCGCTGCTGGTGCAGATTTGCTTCGCTACCGTCTCGATAG CCGCCGGACTGTACTATTTGGCTGAGCTGGTGGAAGAATACACGGTCATGGCAAAGAAAGTCATCAGCTGGATGGTAGGAGTAACTGCCACACTGTATGTGATATTTATCTTCACCGAAAACTTCTCCTGGACCATGTTGCTCTGTGGACTCGGAGCACAAATACTGCACGGGCTCATCCTAACCGACTTTCCTTACGTGCGGTTTCTTTCACCGGCATTTATCAGCGCGGTACTGTTGCTGGTAGCGAACCATTATCTCGCCTTCGTGTACTTTCAGCTACAGTATCATACCTTTACGGAAGTGCTGGCATACTTTACGCTTTGCCTGTGGCTCGTTCCATTCGCATTGTTTGTGTCACTTTCCGCAAACGATAATGTGCTGCCGACGAGTAACGAGCGAACGCATCTGCTCG GTGGCAATGACGATGTAGTAACTAATTATTTTTCCAGTCGGAAGAAGATGGGTCTTCTTTCGTTGTTCAGTTACGCAAAAGAAAGCTTGCTACCCGAGCGCAACAAGAAAGCGTTTTAA
- the LOC128305787 gene encoding protein TEX261 isoform X2 — MSFLGLLSYVSLLVQICFATVSIAAGLYYLAELVEEYTVMAKKVISWMVGVTATLYVIFIFTENFSWTMLLCGLGAQILHGLILTDFPYVRFLSPAFISAVLLLVANHYLAFVYFQLQYHTFTEVLAYFTLCLWLVPFALFVSLSANDNVLPTSGNDDVVTNYFSSRKKMGLLSLFSYAKESLLPERNKKAF; from the exons ATGTCCTTCCTTGGGCTTTTGAGCTACGTTTCGCTGCTGGTGCAGATTTGCTTCGCTACCGTCTCGATAG CCGCCGGACTGTACTATTTGGCTGAGCTGGTGGAAGAATACACGGTCATGGCAAAGAAAGTCATCAGCTGGATGGTAGGAGTAACTGCCACACTGTATGTGATATTTATCTTCACCGAAAACTTCTCCTGGACCATGTTGCTCTGTGGACTCGGAGCACAAATACTGCACGGGCTCATCCTAACCGACTTTCCTTACGTGCGGTTTCTTTCACCGGCATTTATCAGCGCGGTACTGTTGCTGGTAGCGAACCATTATCTCGCCTTCGTGTACTTTCAGCTACAGTATCATACCTTTACGGAAGTGCTGGCATACTTTACGCTTTGCCTGTGGCTCGTTCCATTCGCATTGTTTGTGTCACTTTCCGCAAACGATAATGTGCTGCCGACGA GTGGCAATGACGATGTAGTAACTAATTATTTTTCCAGTCGGAAGAAGATGGGTCTTCTTTCGTTGTTCAGTTACGCAAAAGAAAGCTTGCTACCCGAGCGCAACAAGAAAGCGTTTTAA
- the LOC128305752 gene encoding uncharacterized protein LOC128305752 — protein MEEYKNLIWSRHNPRSEGKLLEQASIDFAEYHNDIFNLHINEIDPVHQIEDIRTLLDESALFLPAEIPIDPRTGQKVQQLEVKCMKPLHLFNKFPSGSVLTRDEHQHCLTVQNRINMRLPFTRPNEKKNFERYQKLMEKLAPEKEMFDSFVKNYFSTNLLRRVQTIDPELNSLVVKIWQEKVQERLTLERDLGGKYLLMTVVPFDGSVKNETNVVFKPSPQEVHETGTVRNLFTENVLRCVTLKRNDRVLDDFVAEWCAVRCKRDEQLVNIHTILQQLPAVSFVLPAGAFTLLLNYAQNIHEQWAIPFEIKMLEGRKVLIMDSKHPPNKLSTHARKMKAYKLLVKSYMNFLTTKHEPESSRCPEKDKEQMKVPFNPALFDEYMKTMAHKKPYVVQEKVRENRFYQPWKLKDHDEEHQMLLYFRQDCYESFRKMRVFMNISIKIEYQPEFGAEQMTLAELLQEWCRQLVRPNSKTMRLRINSTTSTIISHRFLELRDIEEELNRLYGVEPCNLITNVWKMLKLMVHFPTGTYLLYRDGKSTQGPSVYGKTVEKLGQTSSPVGVSLNWVDLLNNVQYDCSPLEQYDWIPIDKFVITKLHRTNTLFPCSFPHWTSVRWLDSRANQVKTKAIQTKPANNKKAITQKPKQTDKVLTPGQLLRKAKVKLRKQHARQQKLKAQQIQQSLNQFAPYAGSMNLRPAINTVEFKDAEAAGRGTNGKELSIEQTVSTVDYNSYVEQAAINPEDKA, from the exons ATGGAAGAGTACAAGAACTTGATATG GTCCAGACATAATCCAAGATCGGAAGGGAAGTTGCTGGAACAAGCGTCGATCGATTTCGCAGAGTACCACAATGACATCTTCAATCTCCATATTAACGAAATCGACCCGGTCCATCAGATCGAAGACATTCGCACCCTTTTGGACGAGTCGGCTCTTTTCCTGCCGGCTGAAATTCCAATCGATCCTCGCACAGGCCAGAAAGTTCAACAGCTGGAAGTGAAATGTATGAAACCGTTGCATCTGTTCAATAAGTTCCCATCCGGTTCGGTGCTTACGCGTGACGAGCATCAGCATTGTCTCACGGTACAGAATCGGATAAACATGCGCTTACCCTTCACCCGGCCCAACGAGAAGAAAAACTTTGAGCGATACCAGAAGCTGATGGAAAAGCTTGCCCcggaaaaggaaatgtttgACAGCTTTGTGAAGAATTACTTCAGCACAAATCTGCTGCGCCGGGTGCAAACGATTGACCCCGAGCTGAACTCGTTGGTGGTAAAAATTTGGCAGGAAAAGGTGCAGGAACGTTTGACACTCGAGCGCGACCTGGGTGGCAAGTATCTTTTGATGACCGTTGTTCCTTTCGATGGTAGCGTGAAAAACGAAACTAACGTGGTGTTTAAACCTAGCCCGCAAGAGGTGCACGAAACGGGAACTGTACGGAATCTTTTCACCGAGAACGTTCTACGATGCGTTACGCTCAAACGTAATGACCGAGTTCTGGATGATTTCGTAGCGGAATGGTGTGCGGTACGATGTAAACGGGATGAACAATTGGTTAACATACACACGATTTTGCAGCAGCTACCGGCTGTTTCATTTGTTCTGCCGGCTGGTGCATTTACGCTCTTGTTGAATTATGCCCAAAACATACACGAACAGTGGGCGATACCGTTCGAAATTAAAATGCTAGAGGGTCGAAAGGTTTTAATAATGGACAGTAAACACCCTCCAAATAAGCTGTCCACCCACGCCAGGAAGATGAAGGCTTACAAACTGTTAGTTAAAAGTTATATGAACTTCCTAACAACTAAACACGAGCCAGAGTCATCTAGATGTCCCGAAAAGGATAAGGAACAGATGAAGGTACCATTCAACCCGGCGCTGTTTGATGAATatatgaaaacaatggcacatAAAAAACCTTACGTGGTGCAGGAGAAGGTTCGTGAGAACAGGTTTTATCAACCCTGGAAACTGAAGGATCACGATGAAGAACACCAGATGCTGTTATACTTTCGGCAGGATTGCTACGAATCGTTTCGCAAAATGCGAGTCTTCATGAACATCTCCATAAAGATCGAGTATCAACCAGAGTTCGGTGCGGAACAGATGACGCTAGCGGAACTGTTGCAAGAATGGTGCCGTCAGCTGGTGCGGCCCAACTCTAAAACGATGCGATTACGCATTAACAGCACAACGTCAACGATCATCTCCCATCGTTTCCTCGAGTTGCGCGATATTGAGGAAGAACTTAACCGACTTTACGGCGTGGAACCGTGCAATCTGATCACGAATGTATGGAAAATGTTAAAGCTAATGGTACATTTCCCGACCGGAACGTATCTGCTGTATCGCGATGGCAAAAGTACCCAGGGGCCATCGGTGTATGgaaaaacggtggaaaaattaGGCCAAACGAGTAGTCCAGTAGGTGTCAGTTTGAACTGGGTCGATCTATTAAATAACGTTCAGTACGATTGTTCGCCTCTGGAGCAGTATGATTGGATCCCGATCGATAAGTTCGTAATAACGAAACTCCATAGGACAAATACTCTTTTTCCGTGCAGCTTTCCACACTGGACGTCCGTCCGATGGTTGGATTCACGGGCGAATCAAGTAAAGACGAAAGCAATTCAAACGAAACCGGCCAACAACAAGAAAGCAATTACACAAAAGCCAAAGCAAACCGACAAAGTCTTGACACCGGGACAGCTGCTGCGTAAAGCGAAAGTGAAGCTACGAAAGCAGCACGCTCGTCAGCAAAAATTGAAAGCACAGCAGATCCAACAATCGCTGAATCAGTTTGCTCCTTATGCCGGGTCAATGAATTTACGACCGGCAATAAATACTGTAGAATTTAAGGATGCTGAAGCAGCTGGAAGGGGCACCAATGGAAAGGAGCTATCAATAGAACAAACTGTATCAACGGTCGACTACAATTCTTACGTGGAGCAAGCCGCAATAAACCCGGAAGATAAAGCTTag